One window from the genome of Maylandia zebra isolate NMK-2024a linkage group LG18, Mzebra_GT3a, whole genome shotgun sequence encodes:
- the foxq1a gene encoding forkhead box protein Q1a, translating into MKLEVLCGSHYDMKHFEMSSDAEGHGRSPFPPEEELGSDGDCVAHSPPPVTPCGGSGKSKPYTRRPKPPFSYIALIAMAIRDSPSGRLTLAEINDYLMKKFPFFRGTYTGWRNSVRHNLSLNDCFLKVLRDPSRPWGKDNYWMLNPHSEYTFADGVFRRRRKRINKKFSREQEEPEHTEEPQLIHQSAPSTMTDSRPKFTSSFAIDSILSKPFKRDLNNERLPPFPAFPWPYYTELMTYHSNTPASYLYVKSPCHVDSSAQHVSTPYGGGFLS; encoded by the coding sequence ATGAAGCTGGAGGTGCTGTGTGGGAGTCACTATGACATGAAGCATTTCGAGATGTCCAGTGATGCTGAGGGTCATGGGCGATCTCCTTTCCCTCCTGAAGAGGAGCTGGGGTCGGATGGGGACTGCGTGGCCCACAGTCCTCCACCTGTCACCCCGTGCGGCGGCAGCGGCAAGTCCAAGCCATACACACGTAGACCCAAGCCCCCGTTTTCATACATCGCTCTAATCGCTATGGCCATCCGGGACTCACCCAGTGGACGTCTGACTTTGGCGGAGATAAACGACTATCTGATGAAAAAGTTCCCGTTCTTCAGAGGCACTTACACCGGCTGGAGGAACTCGGTTCGTCATAATCTGTCTCTTAATGATTGTTTTCTCAAAGTGCTCCGGGACCCTTCCAGACCCTGGGGAAAGGACAATTACTGGATGCTCAATCCTCACAGCGAATACACATTTGCTGACGGGGTATTCCGGCGCAGAAGAAAGCGCATTAACAAAAAATTCAGCAGGGAACAAGAGGAGCCCGAGCACACAGAGGAGCCGCAGCTCATTCACCAGTCTGCCCCGAGCACCATGACTGATTCCCGTCCCAAGTTTACCAGTTCATTCGCTATTGACAGCATCCTCAGCAAGCCGTTCAAGAGAGACTTAAATAACGAACGTTTGCCTCCCTTTCCTGCCTTCCCCTGGCCCTACTACACTGAACTAATGACCTATCATTCAAACACACCTGCCTCATATCTATATGTTAAGTCACCCTGTCATGTGGACTCCAGTGCCCAGCATGTATCAACCCCCTATGGTGGTGGGTTTCTTTCATAG
- the foxf2a gene encoding forkhead box protein F2a: MKPERGTAMTTENSQQHLDLPSPLRASPAAGALRASGLSPQPVMESAHNESAKGKKGNSGLRRPEKPPYSYIALIVMAIQSSPTKRLTLSEIYQFLQARFPFFRGSYQGWKNSVRHNLSLNECFIKLPKGLGRPGKGHYWTIDPGSEFMFEEGSFRRRPRGFRRKCQALKPMYRMMNGIGFGASMLSQNFDFQSPAGSLACHNSYNLDLMGNTVPGGFDGLGGGHHLPHVSSSSGSSYMAACQVASNSDYCPDSSSSPLQSSQAMIGTLDCQSPYANAASHWSTPGVSSYIKQQSVRSSSPNSSAVHAGMTSYALDQGYLHHNARDSDISVGLSRYSSHSAPVCDRKEFVLNLHPNTSGSYYHQLHHHHHHHHQSVYQDVKPCVM, translated from the exons ATGAAACCAGAAAGAGGCACGGCTATGACGACTGAGAATTCCCAGCAACATCTGGATCTACCCAGTCCTCTGCGCGCAAGTCCAGCGGCCGGTGCTCTAAGGGCATCTGGGCTGAGCCCACAGCCAGTGATGGAGAGCGCGCATAATGAATCAGCAAAAGGGAAAAAGGGAAACTCCGGCTTGAGGCGCCCCGAAAAGCCTCCCTACTCATACATTGCCTTAATTGTGATGGCTATTCAAAGCTCGCCAACTAAAAGACTTACTTTAAGCGAAATATATCAGTTTCTCCAGGCCAGATTCCCTTTCTTCAGGGGATCATACCAGGGATGGAAAAATTCTGTCAGACATAACCTGTCTCTGAACGAGTGCTTTATAAAACTACCCAAGGGTCTAGGCAGACCTGGCAAAGGGCACTACTGGACCATCGACCCTGGCAGTGAGTTTATGTTTGAGGAGGGCTCGTTTCGTCGCAGACCCCGGGGGTTCCGGAGGAAATGCCAAGCTTTAAAACCAATGTACAGGATGATGAATGGGATCGGGTTTGGTGCATCCATGCTGTCCCAGAACTTTGATTTCCAATCACCCGCAGGCTCATTAGCATGTCATAACAGCTACAACTTAGATTTAATGGGTAATACAGTTCCAGGTGGCTTCGATGGACTCGGAGGAGGACATCACCTCCCGCACGTGTCATCGAGCTCCGGGTCGTCATATATGGCCGCATGTCAGGTGGCCTCTAACTCAGACTATTGCCCCGACAGTAGCAGCAGCCCCCTGCAGTCCTCCCAAGCGATGATAGGCACTTTGGACTGTCAGTCTCCATATGCAAATGCAGCTTCACATTGGAGTACACCTGGTGTGTCATCGtacatcaaacagcagtcggtGAGATCAAGCAGTCCAAACTCCTCAGCCGTACATGCGGGAATGACGTCTTACGCGCTGGACCAGGGCTATTTGCACCATAATGCACGAGATTCTGACATTTCAG TGGGATTGTCTCGATATTCCAGCCACTCAGCTCCCGTGTGTGACAGGAAGGAATTCGTTTTAAACCTTCATCCCAACACCAGTGGATCTTATTATCATcagctccatcatcatcatcatcatcatcatcaaagcGTCTATCAGGACGTAAAGCCATGTGTAATGTGA